A region of Coccinella septempunctata chromosome 5, icCocSept1.1, whole genome shotgun sequence DNA encodes the following proteins:
- the LOC123312790 gene encoding LOW QUALITY PROTEIN: probable E3 ubiquitin-protein ligase MGRN1 (The sequence of the model RefSeq protein was modified relative to this genomic sequence to represent the inferred CDS: substituted 1 base at 1 genomic stop codon) has product MGVFTSRQHAGVEEVDVVSNHAYKYPPRSGNYFGSHFIMGGERFDTPQPESYLFGENSDLNFLGSRPTPVCMKRILLXIVPIIESFQFPYPPPQPNEPTKTLKCLVNIRKESLRFVRAPLDSGKLPINKQKKDVRDIESGKGAPVNIEFTFDCDVRCSITIYYFCTEELGPNGVTYIPKDPSLVSETYRYKKGANQQFCQMSHVFDPSGYSEDELLYDVDREVIPIAIHIVAEGSEDIKQSHTTIATVEKITDGIYLLKALKQKLFVDGLCYLLQEIYGIENKNNDKHSQDEDMEDNGSECVICMCDVRDTLILPCRHLCLCNSCADSLRYQANNCPICRAPFRALLQIRALHKSSNPTLAPINPAEGVCDNIPPGYEAVSLIEALNGPCQQRQPPSAIPDLVETPESENAIQAAQILNRGVDRSSSRNRNLGSPEYGSLEQNGKEPIQMPFLYDKTGKTYRSRDSVKQVNEKVSKKEATMDEDSESEKLSPLLERNNSSKNLTQLEMTDLEMFDTENEQGIPSRSIDKPKGRNEENLGEDSDYYTPEEPNPYDHNISNSLNSTPQKNSGTPHSHSSTRSSGDSCSSANSSKRLLTVVVDDEKSAGTIHI; this is encoded by the exons ATGGGGGTGTTTACCAGTAGGCAGCATGCTGGGGTTGAAGAGGTGGACGTAGTTTCCAATCATGCTTATAAGTATCCCCCAAGATCAG GAAACTACTTCGGAAGTCATTTTATAATGGGTGGTGAAAGATTCGACACTCCCCAACCTGAGTCGTATTTATTTGGAGAAAATTCTGATTTGAATTTCTTAGGATCTAGGCCCACACCTGTATGTATGAAGAGAATATTATTATAGATTGTACCAATTATAGAATCATTTCAGTTTCCATATCCTCCACCTCAACCAAACGAACCAACAAAAACACTGAAATGTTTGGTGAATATACGTAAAGAATCTCTGAGATTTGTTAGAGCCCCTTTGGATTCTGGTAAACTTCCTATAAATAAACAGAAGAAAGATGTACGAGATATTGAGTCTGGAAAAGGAGCACCtgttaatattgaatttacTTTTGATTGTGATGTTCGATGTTCAATCACCATCTACTATTTCTGTACTGAAGAATTAGGGCCTAATGGAGTGAC GTATATACCCAAAGATCCTAGTCTAGTATCTGAAACCTACCGTTATAAAAAAGGGGCTAATCAGCAATTTTGTCAAATGAGTCATGTATttgatccatcaggatattctGAAGATGAGCTGCTATATGATGTTGATAGAGAGGTTATACCCATTGCTATACATATTGTGGCTGAGGGTTCTGAAG ATATCAAACAATCCCATACAACCATAGCAACAGTGGAAAAAATCACTGATGGAATATATTTACTCAAAGCTTTGAAACAGAAACTTTTTGTTGATGGTTTATGCTATCTTCTACAAGAAATCTATGGCATTGAGAACAAGAATAACGATAAG caCTCACAAGATGAAGATATGGAGGACAATGGTTCAGAATGTGTGATATGTATGTGTGATGTGAGGGATACATTGATACTACCTTGCCGTCATTTGTGTCTCTGTAACTCGTGTGCTGATTCTCTGAGGTACCAAGCTAATAACTGCCCTATATGTCGAGCTCCTTTCAGAGCTCTTCTGCAAATAAGAGCCTTGCACAAATCTTCAAATCCCACACTTGCTCCAATAAATCCAGCCGAA GGTGTTTGTGATAACATCCCTCCCGGATATGAAGCAGTTTCACTCATTGAGGCACTGAATGGACCGTGCCAACAAAGACAACCACCGTCTGCGATTCCAGATCTGGTTGAGACTCCGGAAAGTGAAAATGCCATTCAGGCGGCCCAAATCCTGAATCGCGGCGTGGATAGGAGTTCTTCTAGAAATAGAAATTTAGGAAGTCCAGAG TACGGGAGTTTGGAACAAAACGGAAAAGAGCCAATACAAATGCCGTTCCTTTACGATAAGACTGGGAAAACTTATCGTTCACGTGATAGCGTCAAACAAGTGAACGAGAAAGTATCTAAAAAGGAAGCT ACGATGGACGAAGATAGTGAAAGTGAGAAATTATCACCACTGCTAGAAAGAAACAACAGTTCTAAGAATTTAACACAGCTAGAAATGACGGATTTAGAAATGTTTGATACTGAAAACGAGCAGGGGATCCCTAGCAGGTCAATTGATAAACCAAAAG GACGTAATGAGGAGAATCTCGGTGAGGACTCTGATTATTACACACCAGAAGAACCGAACCCATACGATCATAACATATCCAACTCTTTGAATAGCACCCCTCAGAAAAATTCTGGTACTCCCCATTCTCATTCGAGTACCAGGAGCAGCGGGGACAGTTGCAGTAGTGCCAACAGTTCGAAACGTCTCCTCACTGTTGTTGTTGATGACGAAAAATCGGCTGGAACTATTCACATTTAA
- the LOC123313293 gene encoding WD repeat-containing protein on Y chromosome-like: MLKSMHRHPVNTIAFSPTVRTDRTISWNDGSVMTCSKDGCINYWSLDMQHERQVQSSCILLKVSTTWVLATVVMPDVSIVCTAGSERDLRFYDTSARKFELRVMISSIDYAVCAMHYVFSQNINEESKLLMGDLHGNIRVIYIQSAGRGPFKSTPGIPLLSVRFEKIVHNQVEGFRYVDFGRQHTDFVRQISWYPTLHSIVSCASCPKIAMLMKDITGTKENYTYKIPKGVWCFTVVEGIHLFATGGPDCLVRLWNPFVRNKPTAILYGHHTGIVHMVLQDGGKRLYSLSRDKCIKVWDVANQICLQTYLGLPPELGEYSDLATLYNPESRQWIIGSQMIAIIPLSPKQDGEHTDGNTHVGGVSVVLYNPLYKLVVTCGLDSYIIVWNPWDGRRMCVVKDAHTKCMHGENLPIEITAAAFDPGYQRLLTAAHDGTLKVWSFNTGTCLRNMNVGSGQEITSVVWVKGRMMAVGWNRRVTEFADGTAAVGPGGVFCKNWDLRHKEDISSAVVRVPQTLATATYNGELILWRLETGQAYKQFNVSDPTTRIKIQYKVVKDRKKSAVLATVSKKARKSVIQAKKESMVTEDMKIKMAKRGTIMGRNILGAKKLSMVMVPEECVPLRKLAVHCMLFLEYREPEPNVGTLLVSLENGSIQVWSHHTNGNFITSFQAVHKAGDYVISMCSSKDNEYLFTGTSVGYVKIWLIKNFCTPHKQTIFMPRYRLIFPFLWRDVFIGRAKRVVSHQPEPLLLNSVRCHRMSTSGIVYIDEASIFITCSTDCSARMWTIGGRYIQTIGTFKEWKKLEVGVPPPTDFEFSEPPDIKRVASSTTFRVLRGGTLIKQLSKKKLAQLAARELTAVDYTKVYGKRLEEPILGHHFKLPDRSALPPDIKFDSSFAYIPVYQHLIMPQPVSLERPATPPAIKDIMSIKMEKDKPKHKQ; encoded by the exons ATGCTGAAGAGCATGCATCGCCATCCTGTCAACACGATCGCCTTCTCCCCGACCGTCAGGACCGACAGGACCATCAGCTGGAACGACGGGAGCGTCATGACGTGCAGCAAGGATGGCTGCATAAACTACTGGTCCTTGGACATGCAGCACGAGAGGCAGGTGCAGTCCTCTTGCATCCTGCTGAAG GTATCCACGACTTGGGTGCTGGCAACAGTGGTTATGCCAGACGTCAGTATAGTGTGCACGGCTGGTAGCGAGCGAGACTTGAGATTCTACGATACCTCGGCCAGGAAATTCGAGTTGAGAGTGATGATTTCTTCCATTGACTACGCAGTCTGTGCGATGCACTACGTCTTCAGTCAGAACATCAACGAGGAATCCAAGCTGTTGATGGGTGACCTCCACGGGAACATAAGGGTTATTTACATCCAATCTGCTGGTAGGGGACCCTTCAAAAGCACCCCTGGCATCCCCTTACTCAGCGTACGTTTCGAGAAGATAGTACACAACCAAGTGGAAGGGTTTCGATACGTAGATTTCGGTAGGCAACACACGGACTTCGTGAGGCAGATCAGCTGGTACCCAACCCTGCACAGCATAGTGTCTTGCGCTTCCTGTCCAAAGATCGCGATGCTGATGAAGGACATAACGGGGACTAAGGAGAACTACACATACAAGATACCAAAAGGGGTTTGGTGTTTCACCGTTGTAGAAGGGATCCATCTGTTCGCCACCGGGGGTCCAGACTGTTTGGTTAGGTTGTGGAATCCCTTCGTCAGGAACAAACCGACGGCCATACTCTACGGCCACCACACCGGGATAGTGCACATGGTGCTGCAAGACGGCGGTAAACGATTGTATTCCCTGTCCAGGGACAAGTGCATCAAGGTGTGGGACGTGGCGAATCAGATATGTCTCCAGACGTATCTGGGTCTCCCGCCGGAGCTGGGGGAGTACAGCGATTTGGCAACGCTGTATAATCCAGAAAGCAGGCAGTGGATCATCGGGAGTCAGATGATAGCCATCATACCGTTGAGTCCTAAGCAGGACGGGGAACATACCGACGGTAACACGCATGTCGGTGGAGTATCCGTGGTACTTTATAATCCACTGTATAAG CTGGTCGTCACCTGCGGCTTGGACAGCTACATCATCGTGTGGAATCCATGGGACGGTAGGCGCATGTGCGTGGTGAAAGATGCACACACCAAGTGCATGCACGGCGAAAACCTCCCCATCGAAATAACGGCGGCCGCCTTCGATCCAGGTTATCAGAGACTCCTCACAGCTGCCCATGATGGTACCTTGAAGGTTTGGAGCTTCAATACCGGCACCTGTCTGCGCAACATGAACGTTGGCTCTGGACAAGAGATCACATCTGTCGTTTGG GTGAAAGGCAGAATGATGGCCGTGGGCTGGAACAGGAGGGTGACAGAATTCGCTGACGGCACAGCAGCTGTGGGTCCCGGAGGAGTCTTCTGCAAGAACTGGGACCTGCGCCATAAGGAGGACATAAGCTCGGCCGTGGTAAGGGTGCCTCAAACCCTAGCCACCGCCACTTACAACGGGGAACTCATACTGTGGCGCTTAGAGACCGGACAAGCATACAAGCAGTTCAACGTTTCGGATCCGACCACAAGGATCAAGATCCAGTATAAGGTGGTGAAAGATAGGAAGAAGTCTGCCGTCTTGGCCACGGTGAGTAAGAAGGCCAGGAAGAGTGTGATACAAGCCAAGAAGGAATCTATGGTTACTGAAGATATGAAGATCAAAATGGCGAAACGGGGTACTATCATGGGAAGAA ATATTCTAGGGGCTAAGAAGCTCTCCATGGTCATGGTACCAGAGGAATGCGTGCCGTTGAGGAAACTGGCAGTTCATTGTATGCTCTTCTTGGAATATAGAGAGCCCGAGCCAAACGTGGGAACTCTACTGGTATCTCTGGAGAATGGAAGTATCCAGGTTTGGTCGCACCACACTAACGGAAACTTCATAACCTCCTTCCAGGCTGTGCATAAAGCTGGCGATTATGTCATCTCCATGTGTTCTAGCAAAGACAACGAATACTTGTTCACAG GAACTTCTGTCGGATACGTGAAAATATGGCTGATAAAAAACTTCTGCACGCCCCACAAGCAGACAATCTTCATGCCTAGGTACAGACTAATATTTCCTTTTCTGTGGAGAGACGTGTTCATTGGAAGGGCAAAACGAGTAGTTTCACATCAGCCTGAACCTTTGCTGTTGAACAGCGTGAGATGTCACCGAATGTCTACCTCTGGTATAGTTTACATCGACGAGGCGAGCATATTCATAAC TTGCAGTACTGATTGTAGCGCTAGAATGTGGACAATCGGCGGCCGCTACATCCAGACCATAGGCACGTTTAAGGAATGGAAAAAGCTTGAGGTCGGAGTGCCGCCACCGACTGATTTTGAATTTAGCGAACCTCCAGATATAAAGAGAGTGGCGAGCTCTACCACTTTCAGA GTGCTACGCGGTGGAACGTTGATCAAACAGCTGTCCAAGAAGAAGTTAGCTCAGTTAGCTGCTAGAGAGTTGACTGCTGTTGACTACACGAAAGTTTACGGTAAAAGACTGGAAGAACCAATATTGGGTCATCACTTTAAACTGCCAGATAGATCAGCTCTTCCTCCAGACATCAAATTTGATTCTTCTTTCGCCTAC ATTCCTGTTTATCAACACTTAATAATGCCACAACCAGTTTCCTTAGAACGACCAGCTACACCACCTGCTATTAAGGATATAATGTCTATCAAGATGGAAAAAGATAAACCCAAACACAAGCAGTAG
- the LOC123313298 gene encoding tetratricopeptide repeat protein 8 isoform X1: MGSIHNFFEEVYDRYAVQYRYNMDRMYEAISLFRRKKYDECIEKCTEILDSNPLDQAAWCLKMRAITQRVYVDDIETEDALESDIFDTNIVATAPRPGTSLKTSVASTSSNNLPFSARPRTSTGRPLTGIVRPGTQKRPGSTLESLKTSRPLTSQSSRAIRIGTAAMLSQKDGPFIQVSRLNISKYARDPCLSKPLFEYLFYCEGDVRNAMELAVLATQYCEFKDWWWKVQLAKCYVVLSLPREAEEQLRSALKQQNHVETFIRLSRIYTRLDQPLAALDVCKTGLEVFPNDVTLLVEMARLNENLENSSMSIRFYRSAVIEDAMNTESIACIGMYHFYNNQPELALRYYRRVLAMGAHSAELYNNLGLCCLYSQQLDLTLSCFQRALDLAIDPLIKAEVWYNLAHTALAAGDLELAILCLNICINADPTHAPAFNNLAVLHQKTGRKDLAKVYFQSAKNLQEDMEEANANLEILLKK; the protein is encoded by the exons TACAACATGGATCGCATGTACGAAGCCATCAGTTTGTTCCGTCGTAAAAAATACGATGAATGCATAGAAAAATGTACCGAAATCCTAGACTCCAATCCTCTGGATCAAGCCGCTTGGTGTTTGAAAATGCGCGCCATAACTCAGAGAGTTTACGTGGACGATATAGAAACGGAGGATGCTTTGGAAAGTGACATTTTCGATACTAACATCGTTGCCACAGCTCCCAGGCCAGGCACATCGCTGAAAACTTCTGTTGCATCGACTTCCTCAAACAATTTACCCTTCAG TGCCAGACCAAGGACCTCTACAGGTCGTCCCTTGACTGGTATTGTCCGTCCAGGAACCCAAAAACGACCAGGTTCAACTCTGGAATCCCTGAAAACCTCGCGACCACTCACAAGCCAATCTTCCCGAGCCATACGAATAGGCACAGCCGCTATGTTGTCCCAGAAAGATGGCCCTTTCATCCAAGTATCAAGGTTGAACATCAGCAAGTATGCAAGAGACCCCTGCTTATCAAAGCCACTCTTCGAATATCTCTTCTACTGCGAAGGGGACGTCAGGAATGCAATGGAGCTGGCGGTACTGGCCACTCAATATTGTGAATTCAAAGATTGGTGGTGGAAGGTTCAGCTGGCCAAATGCTACGTCGTACTAAGTTTACCCAGAGAGGCGGAAGAACAGTTACGAAGCGCCTTGAAACAGCAGAATCACGTGGAGACCTTTATCAGATTGAGCAGGATATATACCAGATTAG ATCAACCATTGGCAGCTTTAGATGTATGCAAAACGGGTTTGGAGGTATTTCCCAACGATGTTACGCTTCTGGTGGAAATGGCAAGGCTGAATGAAAATCTGGAAAACAGCTCTATGTCCATCAGGTTCTACAGGAGCGCCGTCATCGAAGATGCAATGAACACTGAGTCGATAGCATGCATAGGCATGTATCATTTTTACAATAATCAACCTGAATTGGCTCTCAGGTATTACAG ACGAGTTTTGGCTATGGGGGCTCATTCAGCTGAGCTATACAACAATCTAGGTCTTTGCTGTTTGTATTCTCAGCAACTCGATTTGACGCTTTCCTGTTTCCAAAGGGCGCTAGATCTAGCGATAGATCCCTTGATCAAGGCTGAGGTCTGGTACAACCTAGCTCACACCGCCTTA GCTGCTGGAGATCTAGAATTGGCAATACTCTGCCTCAATATATGCATAAATGCAGATCCTACACACGCTCCAGCTTTCAATAACTTGGCGGTTTTACACCAGAAAACTGGTCGGAAGGATTTGGCCAAGGtatattttcaatctgcgaaGAATTTGCAGGAAGATATGGAGGAAGCCAATGCGAATTTggaaatattattgaaaaaataa
- the LOC123313298 gene encoding tetratricopeptide repeat protein 8 isoform X2, with protein MDRMYEAISLFRRKKYDECIEKCTEILDSNPLDQAAWCLKMRAITQRVYVDDIETEDALESDIFDTNIVATAPRPGTSLKTSVASTSSNNLPFSARPRTSTGRPLTGIVRPGTQKRPGSTLESLKTSRPLTSQSSRAIRIGTAAMLSQKDGPFIQVSRLNISKYARDPCLSKPLFEYLFYCEGDVRNAMELAVLATQYCEFKDWWWKVQLAKCYVVLSLPREAEEQLRSALKQQNHVETFIRLSRIYTRLDQPLAALDVCKTGLEVFPNDVTLLVEMARLNENLENSSMSIRFYRSAVIEDAMNTESIACIGMYHFYNNQPELALRYYRRVLAMGAHSAELYNNLGLCCLYSQQLDLTLSCFQRALDLAIDPLIKAEVWYNLAHTALAAGDLELAILCLNICINADPTHAPAFNNLAVLHQKTGRKDLAKVYFQSAKNLQEDMEEANANLEILLKK; from the exons ATGGATCGCATGTACGAAGCCATCAGTTTGTTCCGTCGTAAAAAATACGATGAATGCATAGAAAAATGTACCGAAATCCTAGACTCCAATCCTCTGGATCAAGCCGCTTGGTGTTTGAAAATGCGCGCCATAACTCAGAGAGTTTACGTGGACGATATAGAAACGGAGGATGCTTTGGAAAGTGACATTTTCGATACTAACATCGTTGCCACAGCTCCCAGGCCAGGCACATCGCTGAAAACTTCTGTTGCATCGACTTCCTCAAACAATTTACCCTTCAG TGCCAGACCAAGGACCTCTACAGGTCGTCCCTTGACTGGTATTGTCCGTCCAGGAACCCAAAAACGACCAGGTTCAACTCTGGAATCCCTGAAAACCTCGCGACCACTCACAAGCCAATCTTCCCGAGCCATACGAATAGGCACAGCCGCTATGTTGTCCCAGAAAGATGGCCCTTTCATCCAAGTATCAAGGTTGAACATCAGCAAGTATGCAAGAGACCCCTGCTTATCAAAGCCACTCTTCGAATATCTCTTCTACTGCGAAGGGGACGTCAGGAATGCAATGGAGCTGGCGGTACTGGCCACTCAATATTGTGAATTCAAAGATTGGTGGTGGAAGGTTCAGCTGGCCAAATGCTACGTCGTACTAAGTTTACCCAGAGAGGCGGAAGAACAGTTACGAAGCGCCTTGAAACAGCAGAATCACGTGGAGACCTTTATCAGATTGAGCAGGATATATACCAGATTAG ATCAACCATTGGCAGCTTTAGATGTATGCAAAACGGGTTTGGAGGTATTTCCCAACGATGTTACGCTTCTGGTGGAAATGGCAAGGCTGAATGAAAATCTGGAAAACAGCTCTATGTCCATCAGGTTCTACAGGAGCGCCGTCATCGAAGATGCAATGAACACTGAGTCGATAGCATGCATAGGCATGTATCATTTTTACAATAATCAACCTGAATTGGCTCTCAGGTATTACAG ACGAGTTTTGGCTATGGGGGCTCATTCAGCTGAGCTATACAACAATCTAGGTCTTTGCTGTTTGTATTCTCAGCAACTCGATTTGACGCTTTCCTGTTTCCAAAGGGCGCTAGATCTAGCGATAGATCCCTTGATCAAGGCTGAGGTCTGGTACAACCTAGCTCACACCGCCTTA GCTGCTGGAGATCTAGAATTGGCAATACTCTGCCTCAATATATGCATAAATGCAGATCCTACACACGCTCCAGCTTTCAATAACTTGGCGGTTTTACACCAGAAAACTGGTCGGAAGGATTTGGCCAAGGtatattttcaatctgcgaaGAATTTGCAGGAAGATATGGAGGAAGCCAATGCGAATTTggaaatattattgaaaaaataa